In Fimbriimonadaceae bacterium, the DNA window GACGCGCCGTTGCTGATGGTGGGCTTCAACCGGCGGTTCGCGCCCCACGTTTTGAAGATGAAGGAACTGCTGGCAGGCGTCCGGGAGCCCAAGGCGATGGTGATGACCGTGAACGCAGGAGCGATTCCCGAGGACCATTGGACGCAGGATCCCGCCGTCGGCGGCGGGCGCGTTGTCGGCGAAGGGTGCCACTTCGTGGATTTGATGCAGTTCGTCGCAGGCGCGCGGGTGACGGGCGTCCAAGGGGCGGCCGTCGGGGGGGCATCGGGGGCGTTGGCGGACCGCGCGACGTGGACGCTGACGTTCGACGACGGGTCGATGGGCACGATCCACTACCTTGCCAACGGACACCGCTCGTTCCCGAAGGAGCGGTTCGAGGTGTTTGCGGGTGGGCGCGTGCTCCAACTCGACAACTTTCGAAACCTTGCCGGATTTGGGTGGCCTGGGTTCAACGGGATGCGCCTTCGCCGGCAAGACAAGGGGAATGCGGCGTGTCTCGCCGCGTTCATCCGGGCGATCGAGTCGGGCAGCGTCTCCCCGATTCCCCCGCAGGAGTTGTTGGAGTCCGCGAGAGCGACCCTTCAGGCCGCCCGAGCCGTTGTGAACGGACCTGAGAACATTACGGGGATTCCTTCGTCCAAATGTTAAAGGGAGTTTTTTGAGGGTGCCGTATGGGCACCCGCTGTTGATTTTTGCGAACCCTGCCGAAAGACAGGGCAAAGGGTTGTTCGTATATGCGCATTCTGTTTCTGACCGACAACTTTCCACCGGAAACGAACGCCGCTGCGACTCGGGTGTTTGAGCGGGCGTGCTACTGGGCGCGATGGGGCCACGAGGTCACGGTCCTGACGAGCGCTCCCAACTTCCCGGAAGGGAGGTTGCACGAGGGGTACCGCAACCGTTGGTACCAGCGTGAGAAGTTCGAGGGACTGGATGTCGTGCGGGTGAAAACGCTCATCGCACCCAATCGGGGCGTTCGGATGCGCATTCTGGATTTCATGTCCTACATGGCGTCTGCATCGGTTGTGGGGGCGTTCATGCGTCGCCCCGACCTGATCGTGGCGACGTCGCCTCAGTTCTTCTGCGCCGTCGCCGGATCGAATCTTGCGCATCTGAAACGGGTTCCTTTCGTGTTCGAGCTGGCCGATCTTTGGCCCGCTTCCATCCGCGCGGTGGGCGCGATCAAGAACGGACCGCTTCTGCGGGCCGTCGAACGGCTCGAGCTCCGGCTCTACCGGCGGTCTTCGGCCGTGGTGGCGCTGACCGACTCGTTCCGCAAGGACCTGATTCAGCGGGGCGTCCCTGCGGAGAAGATCGCTGTGGTTCGAAACGGCGTGGATCTCAGCCGGCACACGGTGAAGCCCCGATCGTGCGATCTCGCCGAGCAACTGGGTGTGAAGGGCAAGTTCGTGGTGGGCTACATTGGAACGCACGGCCTCGCGCACGACCTCGGCAATGTCCTGGACGCTGCGGAACTCACAGCCTCGCGCAAGGATATCGCCTTTCTCTTGGTGGGGAACGGCGCCGACCGAGCCCGACTGGTCGAGGAGGCGCAGCGGCGCGGCCTATCCAACGTGGTTCTCATGCCCGCCGTGCCGAAATCGGAGGTCGGCGAGTACAGCGCCCTCTGCGACCTCGCGCTTGTCCACCTGAAGAACGATCCGGTTTTCAAGACAGTGATCCCTTCGAAGATGTTCGAGGCCATGGCCTACGCCAAACCCATCTTGATGGTCTCGCCGCACGGCGAGGCGGCCGAGTTACTCGAGAACAGCGGTGCCGGCGTCTGGGTCCCGGCCGCGGAACCCGCGGCACTGGCCGAGCAGGTGATCCAATTGGCCGACGATCCTCTGCGGCGGCAGGTGCTCAGCGAGACGAGTCGGCAGTGTGCCCCTCGTTTCAGCCGAGAGCGTCAGGCACGCGAAATGGCGGATGTCCTCGAGCGGGTGCGGCAAGGCAAGCCGGCGCACGCGCCAGAGACGGTCCGCGTCGCGCGGTAACCGCTAG includes these proteins:
- a CDS encoding glycosyltransferase family 4 protein; its protein translation is MRILFLTDNFPPETNAAATRVFERACYWARWGHEVTVLTSAPNFPEGRLHEGYRNRWYQREKFEGLDVVRVKTLIAPNRGVRMRILDFMSYMASASVVGAFMRRPDLIVATSPQFFCAVAGSNLAHLKRVPFVFELADLWPASIRAVGAIKNGPLLRAVERLELRLYRRSSAVVALTDSFRKDLIQRGVPAEKIAVVRNGVDLSRHTVKPRSCDLAEQLGVKGKFVVGYIGTHGLAHDLGNVLDAAELTASRKDIAFLLVGNGADRARLVEEAQRRGLSNVVLMPAVPKSEVGEYSALCDLALVHLKNDPVFKTVIPSKMFEAMAYAKPILMVSPHGEAAELLENSGAGVWVPAAEPAALAEQVIQLADDPLRRQVLSETSRQCAPRFSRERQAREMADVLERVRQGKPAHAPETVRVAR